The proteins below come from a single Anderseniella sp. Alg231-50 genomic window:
- a CDS encoding amidase — protein sequence MSESPLWQLSACELAAKIAAGDVPSSEVVTQTVERMRSVNPKLNAVVDDLGDEAIAQARVHDEQLAKSGPIGPLHGVPVTIKENIDQTGRATPNGVEAYKNIIAPDDSPVVRNFKKAGAIVIGRTNTPEFSFRATTSNELHGRTFSPWNDWASSGGSSGGASSAVMSGMGAIAHGNDIGGSLRYPAAATGAATVKPGLGRVPAWNPSQTAERGLLAQIMSVQGVLAREVKDVRAGMRALVEYDPHDPWMVPMPFEGPALEGKPKVAFTKNMYEFDLHPAVEAALDTARDCLADAGYEVVEADMPELRECARDGARSLFGEVKALLGDEIIKQGSDTLKKIFADYYEMFTPHEGKDLLLAMAKRNYYHRQFNLMFQDYPLVLTPFLPKPTYEWDRDAQGLEGVRETLEAGIYSIAFNYTGLPAGNIAANYNDGLPVGVQIVGPRFREDLILDACEEIESRVGIMAKQLFAREG from the coding sequence ATGTCCGAATCCCCGCTTTGGCAGTTGAGTGCCTGTGAACTCGCAGCGAAGATTGCTGCTGGTGACGTGCCGTCCAGCGAGGTGGTGACGCAAACGGTTGAGCGCATGCGCTCGGTAAACCCGAAGCTGAATGCGGTCGTTGACGATCTTGGCGACGAGGCGATTGCGCAAGCCAGGGTGCACGATGAGCAACTGGCGAAATCCGGGCCCATCGGACCGCTGCACGGGGTTCCGGTCACCATCAAGGAAAACATTGACCAGACGGGCCGGGCTACGCCCAACGGCGTCGAAGCCTACAAGAACATCATTGCGCCGGATGATTCACCGGTAGTGCGCAACTTCAAAAAGGCAGGTGCAATCGTCATCGGCCGCACCAACACGCCGGAATTCTCGTTCCGTGCGACCACGTCCAACGAACTGCACGGCCGCACTTTTTCTCCCTGGAACGACTGGGCCTCGTCCGGAGGGTCATCGGGAGGGGCGTCATCAGCAGTCATGTCGGGCATGGGAGCGATCGCACACGGCAACGATATTGGTGGTTCGCTGCGCTATCCGGCTGCTGCAACCGGTGCAGCGACGGTAAAACCCGGTCTTGGCCGGGTGCCTGCCTGGAACCCGTCGCAGACGGCCGAGCGCGGCCTGCTGGCCCAGATCATGTCGGTACAGGGCGTGCTGGCGCGAGAGGTCAAGGACGTACGGGCAGGCATGCGCGCCCTGGTGGAATACGACCCGCATGATCCGTGGATGGTGCCGATGCCGTTCGAAGGCCCGGCACTGGAGGGCAAGCCAAAAGTCGCCTTCACCAAGAACATGTACGAGTTCGACCTGCACCCGGCCGTTGAAGCGGCACTTGATACTGCGCGAGACTGCCTGGCCGATGCCGGCTATGAGGTGGTTGAGGCAGACATGCCGGAATTGCGCGAATGTGCGCGCGACGGCGCCCGCTCGCTGTTTGGCGAGGTCAAGGCGCTGCTGGGTGACGAGATCATCAAGCAAGGCTCCGATACACTGAAAAAGATCTTTGCCGACTATTATGAGATGTTCACACCGCATGAAGGCAAGGATCTGCTGCTGGCCATGGCCAAGCGCAATTACTATCACCGCCAGTTCAACCTGATGTTCCAGGACTATCCGCTGGTGCTGACGCCGTTCCTGCCGAAGCCCACTTATGAATGGGACCGTGATGCACAAGGCCTCGAGGGCGTCAGGGAAACGCTAGAGGCGGGCATTTATTCGATTGCCTTCAATTACACAGGTCTGCCGGCCGGCAATATCGCCGCCAACTATAATGACGGGCTGCCGGTTGGTGTGCAGATCGTCGGCCCGCGCTTCCGGGAGGACCTGATCCTCGATGCCTGTGAGGAAATAGAAAGCCGCGTCGGCATTATGGCGAAACAGCTGTTTGCCCGCGAAGGATGA
- a CDS encoding M81 family metallopeptidase, translating into MKRPRIAVAGFQHETNTFAPIPTPFETFKEGGAWPAMKFGPEVTETLSGLNLPMGGFLDEGDDFDIIPILWTFAEPGGYVTDDAFDRIAGMIVDGVKQAGSIDGVYLDLHGAMVTQSHEDGEAELLRRIREATGPALPIAVSLDLHGNMSREFFERASSVAIYRTYPHVDMADTGARARKLLREELTRGIPFAKAWRQLDYIIPIQAQSTRREPGGRLYAMLPGLASGAVSSVDFVFGFPPADVTDCGCSVFAYGTDQQAVDAAADTVIAALQSAEDELHNPLVPATDAVAKAGQLADSASKPVLIADAQDNPGAGATGDTTGVLAALVDGGAQQAVIGMLWDPETAGIARTAGKGAEIDVAIGGRFPQLGTGPFKARVRVEALSDGQFTFTGPMYGGAHASLGPMAALKVLDRDCDVTIVVGSNRTQNADQAIFTHMGIDPTQQAIVVVKSAVHFLADYEPIAETVIFAESPGANPCQLDRIPFTRLRKGVRLGPNGPAF; encoded by the coding sequence ATGAAACGCCCGCGCATTGCTGTTGCCGGTTTCCAGCATGAAACCAATACGTTTGCCCCGATCCCGACTCCGTTCGAAACCTTCAAGGAAGGTGGTGCATGGCCGGCCATGAAGTTTGGGCCTGAGGTCACCGAAACACTGTCCGGTCTCAACCTGCCCATGGGCGGGTTTCTGGACGAAGGCGACGATTTCGACATTATCCCGATCCTGTGGACCTTTGCCGAACCGGGCGGTTACGTCACCGATGATGCGTTTGACCGCATTGCAGGCATGATCGTGGATGGCGTGAAACAGGCAGGCAGCATTGACGGGGTCTATCTCGACCTGCACGGCGCCATGGTCACGCAGTCCCACGAAGACGGCGAGGCTGAACTTTTACGCCGCATCAGGGAAGCCACCGGACCTGCACTGCCGATTGCCGTCAGCCTCGACCTGCACGGCAACATGTCCCGGGAATTCTTCGAGCGCGCCTCGTCGGTTGCCATCTATCGCACCTATCCGCATGTCGACATGGCCGACACAGGCGCCCGCGCCCGCAAACTGCTGCGCGAGGAGCTCACCCGTGGCATCCCGTTTGCCAAGGCCTGGCGGCAACTGGACTACATCATTCCCATTCAGGCGCAGTCGACCCGGCGGGAACCTGGCGGCAGGCTGTACGCCATGTTGCCGGGACTGGCCTCCGGTGCTGTGAGTTCGGTGGATTTCGTGTTCGGTTTCCCGCCGGCAGATGTGACTGACTGCGGCTGTTCGGTGTTTGCCTACGGCACCGATCAGCAGGCGGTGGACGCAGCTGCCGACACAGTAATCGCGGCGCTGCAGTCGGCAGAAGATGAACTGCACAACCCGCTGGTTCCGGCCACCGATGCGGTAGCAAAAGCCGGCCAGCTTGCAGACAGCGCATCGAAGCCGGTGCTGATTGCCGATGCCCAGGACAATCCGGGTGCGGGTGCGACCGGAGATACTACCGGCGTGCTGGCGGCGCTTGTGGATGGCGGCGCACAACAGGCGGTCATCGGCATGCTGTGGGATCCTGAAACAGCAGGCATCGCCCGCACCGCTGGCAAAGGCGCTGAAATTGACGTAGCCATCGGCGGCAGGTTTCCACAACTCGGCACGGGCCCGTTCAAGGCCAGGGTCCGGGTTGAAGCCCTGTCGGACGGACAGTTCACCTTCACCGGACCGATGTACGGCGGAGCGCACGCAAGCCTCGGGCCGATGGCGGCGCTGAAGGTACTCGACCGGGACTGCGACGTGACTATCGTTGTCGGGTCAAACCGCACCCAGAACGCCGATCAGGCGATCTTCACCCACATGGGGATCGATCCGACCCAACAAGCCATCGTGGTGGTGAAAAGTGCGGTGCACTTCCTGGCCGACTACGAACCGATTGCCGAAACGGTGATCTTCGCCGAAAGCCCGGGCGCAAACCCGTGTCAGCTCGACCGGATTCCGTTCACCCGGCTGCGCAAGGGCGTGCGCCTGGGACCAAACGGCCCGGCTTTCTGA
- the yghU gene encoding glutathione-dependent disulfide-bond oxidoreductase, giving the protein MTDILPYTPPKVWAWNTESGGDWAKINRPVAGPTHDKELPVGRHPLQLYSLATPNGVKVAVMLEELLALGHEGAEYDAHLIRIKDAEQFGSGFVGVNPNSKIPALMDHSTETPTRVFESGAILLYLAEKFGALLPSDPARRAECLSWLFWQMGSAPYLGGGFGHFYKYAPEKFEYPIDRFAMEVKRQLDVLDRHLATSRYMCGDEYTIADIAIWPWYGALVSNTVYAAAEFLSAHEYENLNRWTKLIAGRETVRRGRMVNRTWGPLEEQLHERHDASDFQLRTQDKVELAA; this is encoded by the coding sequence ATGACTGACATATTACCCTACACGCCACCAAAAGTCTGGGCATGGAACACTGAAAGTGGCGGGGACTGGGCGAAAATCAATCGCCCTGTCGCCGGGCCGACCCATGACAAGGAGCTGCCGGTCGGACGCCATCCGCTGCAGTTGTATTCGCTGGCCACGCCCAATGGTGTGAAGGTTGCCGTCATGCTGGAGGAATTGCTGGCGCTTGGTCATGAAGGCGCGGAGTACGATGCGCACCTGATCCGGATCAAGGATGCGGAGCAATTCGGCAGCGGCTTTGTCGGCGTAAATCCCAATTCCAAGATTCCGGCCCTGATGGACCACAGCACCGAAACGCCAACCCGCGTGTTTGAATCAGGCGCCATCCTGCTTTATCTGGCTGAAAAATTCGGTGCCCTCCTGCCAAGCGATCCCGCAAGGCGGGCTGAATGCCTGTCATGGCTGTTCTGGCAAATGGGAAGCGCACCATATCTCGGCGGCGGCTTCGGGCATTTCTACAAGTATGCCCCGGAAAAGTTCGAATATCCCATCGACCGCTTTGCCATGGAAGTGAAACGTCAGCTCGACGTGCTCGACCGCCATCTGGCGACCAGCCGGTACATGTGCGGTGATGAGTACACTATTGCCGATATTGCCATCTGGCCCTGGTATGGCGCGCTGGTCTCCAACACGGTTTATGCGGCGGCTGAATTTCTCTCGGCCCATGAGTACGAGAACCTGAACCGATGGACCAAACTGATCGCCGGACGCGAAACAGTCAGGCGCGGCAGGATGGTCAACAGGACCTGGGGCCCGCTGGAAGAGCAGCTGCATGAACGCCATGACGCCAGTGACTTCCAGCTGCGGACACAGGACAAGGTCGAACTTGCCGCCTGA
- a CDS encoding substrate-binding domain-containing protein, producing the protein MRYSRSRKGAPGIVEVAARAGVSIATVSRTFSQPDKVRAPTRVRIEQAADELGYIRNRAAGALHNRFSGTLGLVVPTIDNAIFAELIEAFSSRLRDFDRTMLIAAHGYDLDLEVAIVRSLLERRIDGIALVGFDHAAVSMNMLQQRDVPVISVWNFRNGTDIPCVGADNVAAARTVARHLLDLGHRDIALLFPDVASNDRARDRMNGVMEELRRAGISTPPDRLISCPYDIGEAKRLVRELVSSSRRPTAIVCGNDIIAHGACYACYAEGVRIPDDISIVGIGDFRGSAHLEPGLTTIRMPARRIGNIAAGSLVQMSDTGMPPEPFNQKVEIELKDRGSTIAL; encoded by the coding sequence ATGAGGTACTCGAGATCCAGAAAAGGCGCGCCGGGAATTGTCGAGGTTGCAGCCCGGGCCGGGGTCTCCATCGCCACGGTTTCGCGCACCTTCAGCCAGCCCGACAAGGTGCGCGCGCCGACACGGGTGCGCATTGAACAGGCCGCAGATGAGCTCGGTTACATCCGCAATCGCGCCGCCGGCGCCCTGCACAACCGGTTTTCCGGTACACTCGGCCTGGTGGTGCCGACCATCGACAATGCGATTTTTGCCGAACTGATCGAGGCATTCTCGTCCCGCCTGCGGGATTTTGACCGGACCATGCTGATCGCGGCGCATGGCTATGACCTTGATCTGGAGGTGGCCATTGTGCGCTCCCTGCTGGAACGGCGCATTGATGGCATCGCGCTGGTCGGTTTCGACCATGCTGCGGTTTCAATGAATATGCTGCAGCAGCGTGATGTGCCGGTCATATCGGTGTGGAACTTTCGCAATGGCACTGACATTCCCTGCGTCGGGGCAGACAATGTGGCAGCGGCGCGTACCGTGGCCCGGCATTTGCTCGATCTCGGGCATCGCGATATTGCGTTGCTGTTTCCGGATGTGGCGTCAAATGACCGGGCGCGGGACAGGATGAACGGCGTCATGGAAGAGCTGCGCCGGGCCGGGATAAGCACCCCGCCGGACCGGTTGATTTCCTGCCCCTACGATATCGGTGAGGCAAAACGGCTGGTACGCGAGCTGGTGTCGTCCTCCAGGCGCCCCACGGCCATCGTATGCGGAAACGACATCATCGCCCATGGCGCGTGTTATGCCTGTTATGCGGAAGGCGTGCGCATACCGGATGATATCTCGATCGTCGGCATTGGTGATTTTCGCGGCTCCGCTCATCTGGAACCGGGCCTGACCACGATACGAATGCCGGCGCGCAGAATTGGTAACATTGCCGCCGGCAGCCTGGTGCAGATGAGCGACACCGGCATGCCGCCGGAACCGTTCAACCAGAAGGTTGAAATCGAGCTCAAGGATCGTGGTTCGACCATCGCATTGTAA
- a CDS encoding tripartite tricarboxylate transporter permease yields the protein MEFLNYFGGVFEPWAFMLLLGGTIGGLILGATPGLSPTMAVALLIPFTFHMSATHGLVLLGAAYTSTVAGGAVSAILLKIPGAPANIATALDGNEMAKRGEGARALHLSFLSSGVGGVIGILLLIFLTPVLAQWVLKIQTPHVFWIAILGVTVIGSLDSKSFVKGLLSGCIGLWLSTIGYDEIQGTERFIFADALSGGIGIIPALIGLFAIPQVLDMMAKGRVDALVEALEVPRQKLAKSFSELTRYVRALSIGTVIGSIIGLIPGVGGQIAGLVAYDQSRKLSPQREKFGTGHPEGVVAAESANNAMVGPSLVPLLTLSIPGSPTAAVLLGGLLIKEIFPGSDIFEKHPEVVWTFINSMLVGQILMVIFGIMIAGWAAKIARAPAPIMAAGVLVLAVFGSYSVGQSVGDVHIMLALGVGMFILEKFGFSAAPLVLGLILGPIAGDNFTQGMTLAAAQDGPWVYFFTGKLNIFLITLVIASIAYSFWNNMLAGGKTPASEPVAEDAK from the coding sequence ATGGAGTTCCTGAATTATTTTGGCGGCGTGTTTGAACCATGGGCGTTCATGTTGCTGCTCGGCGGCACCATCGGCGGCCTGATCCTGGGCGCGACGCCCGGGCTGTCGCCGACAATGGCGGTGGCGCTGCTGATCCCGTTCACTTTCCACATGTCGGCAACCCACGGACTCGTTCTGCTGGGTGCTGCCTATACTTCCACGGTGGCAGGCGGCGCGGTAAGCGCAATCCTGCTCAAGATACCGGGGGCTCCCGCCAACATCGCGACAGCACTTGACGGCAATGAAATGGCCAAACGCGGCGAAGGTGCCAGGGCGTTGCATCTGTCATTTCTGTCTTCCGGTGTTGGCGGGGTCATCGGTATCTTACTGTTAATCTTCCTGACGCCGGTGCTGGCGCAATGGGTGTTGAAAATCCAGACGCCGCACGTTTTCTGGATTGCCATTCTGGGCGTGACGGTGATCGGGTCACTGGATTCGAAATCTTTCGTCAAAGGCCTGCTGTCTGGATGTATCGGCTTGTGGCTGTCGACCATTGGCTATGATGAGATACAAGGCACCGAGCGGTTCATATTTGCCGATGCGCTGAGTGGCGGCATTGGCATCATCCCGGCACTCATCGGCCTGTTCGCCATTCCGCAGGTACTGGACATGATGGCGAAGGGCCGTGTCGATGCCCTTGTTGAGGCGCTGGAAGTGCCCCGGCAGAAACTGGCCAAATCCTTCAGCGAGCTCACCAGGTATGTCCGGGCCCTGTCCATCGGTACGGTGATCGGCTCCATCATCGGCCTTATCCCGGGTGTCGGCGGCCAGATCGCCGGACTGGTAGCTTACGACCAGTCGCGCAAGCTGTCGCCACAGCGGGAGAAGTTCGGCACCGGCCATCCCGAAGGCGTGGTGGCTGCGGAATCCGCCAACAATGCCATGGTCGGCCCGTCGCTGGTCCCGCTGCTGACCCTGTCGATTCCCGGCAGCCCGACGGCTGCAGTGCTGCTCGGCGGCCTGCTGATCAAGGAGATTTTCCCCGGGTCCGATATTTTCGAAAAGCACCCTGAAGTCGTGTGGACTTTCATCAACTCGATGCTGGTTGGCCAGATCCTGATGGTGATCTTCGGCATCATGATTGCCGGCTGGGCTGCCAAGATCGCCCGTGCTCCCGCGCCCATCATGGCAGCCGGGGTTCTGGTACTGGCGGTGTTCGGATCCTACTCGGTCGGCCAGTCGGTCGGCGACGTGCATATCATGCTGGCACTGGGCGTCGGCATGTTCATTCTGGAAAAATTCGGCTTCTCCGCTGCACCGCTGGTGCTGGGGCTTATCCTGGGCCCGATCGCCGGAGACAACTTTACCCAGGGCATGACACTGGCCGCAGCACAGGACGGACCATGGGTCTACTTCTTCACCGGCAAGCTGAACATCTTCCTAATTACGCTGGTTATAGCCTCGATCGCCTATTCGTTCTGGAACAACATGCTGGCGGGCGGCAAGACACCAGCTTCGGAACCGGTTGCGGAGGACGCGAAATGA
- a CDS encoding tripartite tricarboxylate transporter TctB family protein: protein MTSHRMQHIVPGVAIFVLASIVTWLSFTQQPAEAFLFPRVISVVFIILAAWNLIRAVTGLSKVGRGIPVETVKNLAPGLVVMLLYVFFGAKHLGFYLGSTLAFFAIYSFYDPASWSSVKDWIKRILVTAAFMAVIYALFAVVLQVHTPRGILF from the coding sequence ATGACCTCGCACCGCATGCAGCATATCGTTCCCGGTGTTGCGATCTTCGTGCTGGCGTCGATCGTCACATGGCTGAGTTTCACCCAGCAACCGGCGGAAGCCTTCCTGTTCCCCAGGGTCATTTCGGTGGTGTTCATCATACTGGCCGCCTGGAACCTGATCCGGGCGGTGACCGGCTTGTCGAAGGTTGGCCGCGGCATCCCCGTCGAGACCGTGAAGAACCTGGCACCGGGCCTGGTGGTGATGCTCTTGTATGTATTCTTTGGCGCCAAGCATCTCGGGTTCTATCTCGGATCCACGCTCGCCTTTTTCGCCATCTACAGTTTTTACGACCCCGCTTCATGGTCCAGTGTCAAAGACTGGATAAAGCGGATACTTGTGACGGCCGCCTTCATGGCCGTCATCTATGCCCTTTTCGCCGTGGTCCTGCAGGTCCACACACCAAGGGGAATCCTCTTTTGA